The DNA region GGTTATGCACCAGACGGCTTCACACAAATTTACGTGATTCCAGCGAGTGGCGGTACACCACGTCAGCTAACGCATGACGAATTTAACCATGGTGGTCAGCTAACTTGGACGGGTGATAGCCAGAACATTATATTCTCGGCGAATCGTCGTGATGATGCATTCGAGCAACCGAATAACTCTGAACTGTATCAAGTTGCAATGAAAGATGGTGCGATCAAGCAATTAACCGATCGCAACGGACCAGATCGTTCACCGCAGGTTAGTCCTGATGGTAAGAAACTCGCCTGGCTGGGTTACGATGATAATTATAAGAGTTATCAGCTAACCCACCTGTATGTCATGGACTTAAACGGTAACGGCGTGCCGAAGCTCATGACGACCGAACTTGACTACTCGGTTGACGACGTAAAATGGTCAGACGATAGCCGTGGACTTTACTTTAGCTATGATAAAGAAGGTAAAGGTAACATTGCTTATCAAAGTCTCAGTGGTAGCCGACGTGTATTAACGGATGCAATGGGTGGTTTGAGTTACACGCGTCCGTATAGTGGTGGTAGCTTCGATGTGAGTAAGAGTGGCGATCTGGTATTTACCATGGCCAACCCTTATCGACCAGCCGATTTGATGCTGCAAACCAGTAAAATCAAACGTAAGCTTACGAGCCTGAACGAAGATGCTTTAGCTCACAAAGAGCTAGGTCGTGTTGAAGAAATTTGGTACGAATCCAGCCATGATGATTACAAAATTCAAGGCTGGATTGCTTATCCACCCAATTTTGACCCAACTAAAAAATACCCACTGATTCTAGAAATTCATGGTGGTCCACATACCGCATATGCCGGCTCATTTGCAGCTGAAATTCAGTTGATGGCAGCGAAAGGTTATGTGGTGCTGTACACCAACCCACGCGGAAGCACCAGCTACGGCGTTGAATTCGCGCAAGAAATTCATCATAACTACCCGAGCCAAGATTACACCGATTTAATGGACGGCGTTGATGCTGTCATTGAAAAGGGCTTCATTGACGAAGAACGTTTGTATGTTACCGGTGGTAGCGGTGGTGGTGTGTTAACAGCTTGGATTGTTGGTCATACTGACCGTTTTGCCGGTGCTGTTGTCGCTAAACCAGTGATTAACTGGTACAGCTTTGTACTCACGGCTGATATGTACAATTACTTCACCAAATATTGGTTCCCTGGCTTGCCATGGGAGAATCAAGAACATTACATGAAGTATTCACCAATTAGCTACGTGGGCAATGTGAAAACACCAACCATGTTGCTAACCGGTGAGTCAGATTATCGTACGCCAATTTCAGAATCTGAACAGTATTACCAAGCGCTGAAGTTAGCAGGGGTAGAAACCGCGATGGTTCGTATTCCAGATGCGCCTCATGGTATTGCGGGACGCCCGTCAAACTTAATGGCCAAAGTGGCTTATATTCTGCATTGGTTTGAAGAGCACAAATAACCAAGAAGCAACGGTGATATATTACAAGCGCGGCGTTCGACGTCGCGCTTTTTTGTTATCAAAATACAAACCAACCTGATGCTTCAAACGGCGCCATCCACTTTTGCGAACATCATGTCTGTTCTCGACGGCAAATATTTCACTGCCATGCTGGTGCGTGTTATCCACTGTGTAAGGCACCAACCCGAACGTTCGAATGCCAAGTTCAAACGACCACTGAAGATCAACGTCAACAGGTCTGAAAATCGGTGGACGCAAACGCAACAGCTGACGTGCGCCGGCATAACTAATTGCTTGAGCACAAGCCCCCATTGGTGGTTTGCGTCGATAATGAACCACGTTAAGTTGCCGATCGGATTCAATGATGTCGTACGGTTGATCTTTAAATGGCGCCGCAAGCTTGATCACATCCCATGCATTCTCAAAGGCTGCAATACGTTGCGGAACCTCAGCGAATAGGGCGTTAAAATTGATATCGTCCTCAAGCACAATGCCAAAATCGAGACCTTCATCAACAATACGCTGCCAAGCCTTAATATGGGAAAGATAACAAGCAATCTCGCCGCGAGTTAAACGGTAGTGGAAATATTTATCCGCGAGCGCAGTCGAAAAAACCGTCTCAATTTCTGAGTCGGTCAGAACCTTGCCGTTTACGGCGTCAATACGCTCGTAGGGTAATTGAAGTTTATCGAGTTGCTGCGAAACATGCTGCCAACGCTCAGTTGAATGTGCCAAGTTAATGATAAATATCTTGAAGTTAGGCTGTTCAGACTGTTTCACAGTGCCCCCTTATGACATGTAATTACTCATCTCTTGGCTCATCGTGCTGATGCCTTTGACGGTACTGCATTTCGTAAAGTTTCGCTTCGGTTAAGAAAAAATGAAATGCGTCGATGTTTGCCTTGATAAACCCTCGCCAGCCCGACCAGATCATCTGCCTGCCGAGATAGAACTTCAAGAACATTAACGGAAAAATTACTAACAGCCGAGGCAAACTGCAGGGGCGACCTTGCTCCATACGTTGCTCGGCTTTAAGTTTCGAATACTTATTGAGCTTATCCATATAGCCGTGGGCTGAGTCGTACCCATAATGCTTCAAATAAATTGGCAAATAGCCTGTCGGTTCATCTACTTGAATGTGTTCGTGCACTAATACCGAGGTATCCATTCGGCTACGATCTTTACGGTACACGCGACGGTATTTGTGATGCCGCGCCTTGTTTAAGCTTTGGCCCATAAAGATATCATCGTGGTGAATCCAAATACCGTTAATATCGCCCTCGGCAATACGCTCACGAATCATTTGCAAGCCACCCTCCGGCAGTACTTCATCACCATCGAGGTTCAGTACCCAGTTGTGCGTGCACTGCTCAATACCAAAAGCTTTTTGCTTCGCATAACCAGGCCAGTCATTGTGAACAATTCGAGCACCGTGCTTTTTGGCGATTTCCAACGTAGCGTCCGTTGATCCTGAATCGATAATGACAATCTCTTCAACGCCACGAACACTCTCAAGAACCTCATCTAAATGCTCGGCTTCGTTGAGCGTAATCACAAACACACTCATTGGCGGGTAGGGCTTACTCATGAAATGCTCTCTTTTGTTGGTATCACAATTCATCTCGATGTTAGGATATCGAGTAGATAGTGGCACAATAATACAAAGGTTAGCCCATAAATGACAGCACAGGCATTCAGCTGGAGCGACCTGCTCGGCGATGAAAAGAATCAACCGTATTTTCTTGAGCTCATGCAGCGGGTACAGTGCGAACGCAATGCGGGTAAACAAATTTATCCACCAAGCGACCAGGTATTTCAGGCATTTAAACTGACTGCGCTAGCTGATTTGAAGGTTGTGATACTCGGTCAAGACCCATATCACGGCCCAGGCCAAGCTCATGGCTTATGTTTTTCAGTACCAGCTGGGGTGAAGCACCCGCCGTCACTGCGTAATATCTTCAAAGCCATTCAGCACGATTATCCTGATTTTCAGATACCTGAGTCAGGTAATTTAGAACACTGGGCGCAGCAAGGCGTGCTGCTGTTAAATACGGTGTTGACGGTGGAGCAGGGCAAAGCTCACTCACATGCAAGTTGGGGATGGGAAACTTTCACCGATAAAGTGGTTGAACAAATTAACCAGCATTGCGAAGGTATCGTGTTCTTGTTGTGGGGTGCGCATGCACAAAAGAAAGGCGCGTTGATTAATCGCAAGCGCCATCATGTTTTAGAGACGGTGCATCCGTCGCCGTTATCGGCGCATCGCGGCTTTCTCACCGCTGGCCACTTCCGCCAAACCAACCAACTGCTCACGCAGCAAGGCAAAAGCGTTATTCGTTTTTAGTTATTCGTTACTCGTTATTCGAGGGTCTCGATTTTCGCTTTTGGTTTATCGAATAACCAATAACGAGTAACGAACAACGCTTTTACAGGTCTAATTCGTCGAGTTCGGCATCGAATTCAAAATCGATATCTTGGAGTTCGTCGCGTAACCGATACTTTTCTTTCAGCATCTCAATTTCACGCCACTTACGAGGGGCTGCTTTCTTGCTAGACTTAGATTCAACTTGCTTTAGCTCTTCTGAATGATCCATTGGATCCTCCGGCTTTTATTGTGTTGTTGTTCTAATTTTGTGCCTGTTTTTTTGCATAGCGCAACATGGTTATAACACGAGCTGTTTGAAAAGTGAACACTTGCTTAACTGCCTCATTCTACGTATAATCCGCGCCCACAAAATTGTTCTTTCACAGCACAGGTAATTGGTATGCATCCGATGTTAAACATAGCGGTGCGCGCAGCGCGTGCGGCCGGTAAAATTTTAGTCAAAAACTTTGGCGTAGAAGTTGACCTTAACGTTCAAACGAAAAGCCAAAACGATTTCGTCACCGAAATTGATAAATCGGCTGAAAGTGCCATCATTCGCACCATTCAAAAAGCCTACCCAGATCACTCTTTCTTAGCAGAAGAAAGTGGTGAAGTGGTTGGCAAAGACAGCGACCATCAGTGGATTATTGACCCACTTGACGGTACCACCAATTACCTGCGCGGTATTCCTCATTTTGCCGTATCTATCGCTTACCTATTTAAAGGTGTTGTGCACGCAGCCGTCGTTTATGATCCGCTGCGCGAAGAACTATTTACCGCAACCAAAGGCCAAGGTGCACAGCTAAACGGCAAGCGTTTACGCGTAACCAAACAACGCGACTTGAACGGTGCTTTACTAGCCACCGGTTTCCCATTCAAACGTAAAGACATGACCAAAGATTATCTCGCGGTGTTTGCAGCGTTATTCGAACACACAGCTGATATGCGTCGTGACGGCTCTGCAGCTCTAGACCTTGCATATGTTGCTACCGGCCGTATCGATGGTTTCTGGGAATTCAGCCTCAAACCATGGGATATTGCAGGCGGTCAATTAATCGTGCGTGAAGCGGGCGGTATCGTCACAGATTTCGCTGGCGGTCATGGCTTTATGCGCAACGGTCACGTGGTAGCAGGTAATCCGAAGGTAGTGCAGCATTTGCTAACCAAAGCGCGCCCGCACTTACCTGAAAGCTTGAAGTAAAACGTTACTCGTTATTCGTTATTGGTTATTTGTTGACGGCGGTAGCGAATAGCCAAGAATTCCGCGCAGCACCGGAGCAAAATTCGGAGCTGCGCGTAACAGCAAAAGAAGCCACGAATAACGAATAACCAATAACGAACAACGCAGTTAAAGGTTTAAACCATGCTGGAAAGAATTCGAATTGTTTTAGTCAACACCAGCCACACCGGCAACATCGGCTCAGTAGCCCGCGCCATGAAAACCATGGGGCTGAGCGAACTGTATCTGGTTGATCCTGTGCAGGAACCAGACAGTCATGCATCGGCACTCGCAGCCGGTGCTACTGATGTGTTGTACAACGCGAAAATCGTATCCACCTTGAGCGAAGCCATCGGTGATTGTGGTTTGGTGGTTGGCACCAGTGCCCGCAATCGTACCTTAGACTGGCCGTTGTTAGGCCCGCGCGAAGCGGCAGCGAAAGTCTTGGCAGAAGCACCGAACTATCCGGTTGCTATGGTGTTTGGCCGTGAGAGTAGTGGCCTGACCAACGAAGAATTGCAGCAATGCACGCATCATGTACATATTCCTTCGAACCCTGATTACAGCTCGTTAAATTTAGCAATGGCGGTGCAAACACTGGCTTACGAAGTACGTATGCAATTCTTAGAAGCAGACGCTCACCCTGAGCGCGAGCAAAGTGAGTACCCACTTGCTGAAGATCTCGAGCGTTTCTACGTGCATTTAGAAGAAACCTTGGGCGAAACCGGCTTCATCATCAAAAACCATCCAGGCCAAGTGATGGCGAAGCTACGCCGTTTGTTTAATCGTGCGCGTCCGGAATCTGCCGAGCTTAATATTCTGCGCGGCATCCTGACCTCAATCGACAAGAAAATTCGTTAATCGTTATTCGTTGCTCGTTATTGGTTATTCGTCATTCGAGGCGCATTTATACGAATGACCAAAATCGCCGCACAGAAAAAAGTGATAGCTTTCAACTGTATTAACGAGCGAGAGGGACAACGAATAACGAATAACGAGCAACGAATAACGGCTCTTAAGAATACTTGACTAAAATAGTCGGGAATGGCAAAATTGAGGCCTAACTAAATGGAGGCAACACCGCTATGCGTTTAACCTCAAAAGGCCG from Pseudidiomarina andamanensis includes:
- the suhB gene encoding inositol-1-monophosphatase; this translates as MHPMLNIAVRAARAAGKILVKNFGVEVDLNVQTKSQNDFVTEIDKSAESAIIRTIQKAYPDHSFLAEESGEVVGKDSDHQWIIDPLDGTTNYLRGIPHFAVSIAYLFKGVVHAAVVYDPLREELFTATKGQGAQLNGKRLRVTKQRDLNGALLATGFPFKRKDMTKDYLAVFAALFEHTADMRRDGSAALDLAYVATGRIDGFWEFSLKPWDIAGGQLIVREAGGIVTDFAGGHGFMRNGHVVAGNPKVVQHLLTKARPHLPESLK
- a CDS encoding DUF3545 family protein, with the protein product MDHSEELKQVESKSSKKAAPRKWREIEMLKEKYRLRDELQDIDFEFDAELDELDL
- a CDS encoding S9 family peptidase, whose protein sequence is MKKLLTLSLALAATSAFANTDNTLQLEDVFQLEYASQPTIHPDGGYTVFVRNYMDIMSDRRLGNLWRVDNKGELRPLTGGTANDHSPTWSPDGKTLAFVSNRTGANQIHLYWTDTRDSAPVTRLTGSPSNLTWSPDGKWLAFTMFTPSSKAPPVSLPGKPKGAEWAEPARYIEKDNYRFDGAGYAPDGFTQIYVIPASGGTPRQLTHDEFNHGGQLTWTGDSQNIIFSANRRDDAFEQPNNSELYQVAMKDGAIKQLTDRNGPDRSPQVSPDGKKLAWLGYDDNYKSYQLTHLYVMDLNGNGVPKLMTTELDYSVDDVKWSDDSRGLYFSYDKEGKGNIAYQSLSGSRRVLTDAMGGLSYTRPYSGGSFDVSKSGDLVFTMANPYRPADLMLQTSKIKRKLTSLNEDALAHKELGRVEEIWYESSHDDYKIQGWIAYPPNFDPTKKYPLILEIHGGPHTAYAGSFAAEIQLMAAKGYVVLYTNPRGSTSYGVEFAQEIHHNYPSQDYTDLMDGVDAVIEKGFIDEERLYVTGGSGGGVLTAWIVGHTDRFAGAVVAKPVINWYSFVLTADMYNYFTKYWFPGLPWENQEHYMKYSPISYVGNVKTPTMLLTGESDYRTPISESEQYYQALKLAGVETAMVRIPDAPHGIAGRPSNLMAKVAYILHWFEEHK
- a CDS encoding glycosyltransferase family 2 protein — encoded protein: MSKPYPPMSVFVITLNEAEHLDEVLESVRGVEEIVIIDSGSTDATLEIAKKHGARIVHNDWPGYAKQKAFGIEQCTHNWVLNLDGDEVLPEGGLQMIRERIAEGDINGIWIHHDDIFMGQSLNKARHHKYRRVYRKDRSRMDTSVLVHEHIQVDEPTGYLPIYLKHYGYDSAHGYMDKLNKYSKLKAEQRMEQGRPCSLPRLLVIFPLMFLKFYLGRQMIWSGWRGFIKANIDAFHFFLTEAKLYEMQYRQRHQHDEPRDE
- the ung gene encoding uracil-DNA glycosylase, which gives rise to MTAQAFSWSDLLGDEKNQPYFLELMQRVQCERNAGKQIYPPSDQVFQAFKLTALADLKVVILGQDPYHGPGQAHGLCFSVPAGVKHPPSLRNIFKAIQHDYPDFQIPESGNLEHWAQQGVLLLNTVLTVEQGKAHSHASWGWETFTDKVVEQINQHCEGIVFLLWGAHAQKKGALINRKRHHVLETVHPSPLSAHRGFLTAGHFRQTNQLLTQQGKSVIRF
- a CDS encoding glycosyltransferase family 25 protein; translation: MKQSEQPNFKIFIINLAHSTERWQHVSQQLDKLQLPYERIDAVNGKVLTDSEIETVFSTALADKYFHYRLTRGEIACYLSHIKAWQRIVDEGLDFGIVLEDDINFNALFAEVPQRIAAFENAWDVIKLAAPFKDQPYDIIESDRQLNVVHYRRKPPMGACAQAISYAGARQLLRLRPPIFRPVDVDLQWSFELGIRTFGLVPYTVDNTHQHGSEIFAVENRHDVRKSGWRRLKHQVGLYFDNKKARRRTPRL
- the trmJ gene encoding tRNA (cytosine(32)/uridine(32)-2'-O)-methyltransferase TrmJ; amino-acid sequence: MLERIRIVLVNTSHTGNIGSVARAMKTMGLSELYLVDPVQEPDSHASALAAGATDVLYNAKIVSTLSEAIGDCGLVVGTSARNRTLDWPLLGPREAAAKVLAEAPNYPVAMVFGRESSGLTNEELQQCTHHVHIPSNPDYSSLNLAMAVQTLAYEVRMQFLEADAHPEREQSEYPLAEDLERFYVHLEETLGETGFIIKNHPGQVMAKLRRLFNRARPESAELNILRGILTSIDKKIR